From Camelina sativa cultivar DH55 chromosome 7, Cs, whole genome shotgun sequence, one genomic window encodes:
- the LOC104703705 gene encoding glucose-induced degradation protein 8 homolog isoform X2 — protein sequence MSLFRIFVNQLEEDDEDMATSKKVITREEWEKKLNAVKLRKEDMNTLVMNFLVTEGYVEAAEKFQRESGTKPEIDLATITDRMAVKKAVQNGNVEDAIEKVNDLNPEILDTNPELFFHLQQQRLIELIRQGRTEEALEFAQEELAPRGEENQAFLEELEKTVALLVFEDASTCPVKELLDISHRLKTASEVNAAILTSQSHEKDPKLPSLLKMLIWAQNQLDEKAVYPHINDLSTGQLEDPSV from the exons ATGTCATTGTTTCGGATTTTTGTTAATCAGcttgaagaagacgacgaagataTG GCTACTTCGAAGAAAGTGATCACACGTGAAGAATGGGAGAAGAAACTAAATGCTGTGAAGCTAAGGAAAGAAGATATGAACACTCTTGTGATGAATTTTCTTGTGACTGAAGGTTATGTAGAAGCTGCTGAGAAGTTCCAAAGGGAGTCTGGAACCAAAC CAGAGATAGATCTTGCGACCATCACAGATCGAATGGCTGTTAAAAAGGCTGTGCAAAACGGAAATGTCGAGGATGCGATTGAGAAAGTTAATGATTTGAATCCTGAG ATACTAGACACGAATCCCGAGCTGTTTTTTCATCTTCAGCAGCAAAGGTTGATAGAACTTATTCGACAAGGGAGGACAGAAGAGGCCTTGGAGTTTGCTCAGGAGGAACTTGCACCACGTGGTGAAGAAAAC CAAGCGTTTCTGGAGGAATTGGAAAAAACTGTAGCCTTACTTGTTTTTGAAGACGCCTCTACTTGCCCTGTTAAAGAGCTTCTTGACATTTCCCACCGCCTTAAGACAGCAAGTGAAGTAAATGCAGCAATTCTTACAAGCCAGAGCCATGAAAAAG ATCCCAAACTTCCAAGCTTGTTGAAGATGCTGATTTGGGCTCAAAATCAACTGGATGAGAAAGCAGTGTATCCGCACATAAATGATTTGTCTACTGGTCAGCTCGAAGACCCGTCAGTATGA
- the LOC104703705 gene encoding glucose-induced degradation protein 8 homolog isoform X1 has translation MSLFRIFVNQLEEDDEDMSQATSKKVITREEWEKKLNAVKLRKEDMNTLVMNFLVTEGYVEAAEKFQRESGTKPEIDLATITDRMAVKKAVQNGNVEDAIEKVNDLNPEILDTNPELFFHLQQQRLIELIRQGRTEEALEFAQEELAPRGEENQAFLEELEKTVALLVFEDASTCPVKELLDISHRLKTASEVNAAILTSQSHEKDPKLPSLLKMLIWAQNQLDEKAVYPHINDLSTGQLEDPSV, from the exons ATGTCATTGTTTCGGATTTTTGTTAATCAGcttgaagaagacgacgaagataTG TCACAGGCTACTTCGAAGAAAGTGATCACACGTGAAGAATGGGAGAAGAAACTAAATGCTGTGAAGCTAAGGAAAGAAGATATGAACACTCTTGTGATGAATTTTCTTGTGACTGAAGGTTATGTAGAAGCTGCTGAGAAGTTCCAAAGGGAGTCTGGAACCAAAC CAGAGATAGATCTTGCGACCATCACAGATCGAATGGCTGTTAAAAAGGCTGTGCAAAACGGAAATGTCGAGGATGCGATTGAGAAAGTTAATGATTTGAATCCTGAG ATACTAGACACGAATCCCGAGCTGTTTTTTCATCTTCAGCAGCAAAGGTTGATAGAACTTATTCGACAAGGGAGGACAGAAGAGGCCTTGGAGTTTGCTCAGGAGGAACTTGCACCACGTGGTGAAGAAAAC CAAGCGTTTCTGGAGGAATTGGAAAAAACTGTAGCCTTACTTGTTTTTGAAGACGCCTCTACTTGCCCTGTTAAAGAGCTTCTTGACATTTCCCACCGCCTTAAGACAGCAAGTGAAGTAAATGCAGCAATTCTTACAAGCCAGAGCCATGAAAAAG ATCCCAAACTTCCAAGCTTGTTGAAGATGCTGATTTGGGCTCAAAATCAACTGGATGAGAAAGCAGTGTATCCGCACATAAATGATTTGTCTACTGGTCAGCTCGAAGACCCGTCAGTATGA
- the LOC104703705 gene encoding glucose-induced degradation protein 8 homolog isoform X3: MSQATSKKVITREEWEKKLNAVKLRKEDMNTLVMNFLVTEGYVEAAEKFQRESGTKPEIDLATITDRMAVKKAVQNGNVEDAIEKVNDLNPEILDTNPELFFHLQQQRLIELIRQGRTEEALEFAQEELAPRGEENQAFLEELEKTVALLVFEDASTCPVKELLDISHRLKTASEVNAAILTSQSHEKDPKLPSLLKMLIWAQNQLDEKAVYPHINDLSTGQLEDPSV; the protein is encoded by the exons aTG TCACAGGCTACTTCGAAGAAAGTGATCACACGTGAAGAATGGGAGAAGAAACTAAATGCTGTGAAGCTAAGGAAAGAAGATATGAACACTCTTGTGATGAATTTTCTTGTGACTGAAGGTTATGTAGAAGCTGCTGAGAAGTTCCAAAGGGAGTCTGGAACCAAAC CAGAGATAGATCTTGCGACCATCACAGATCGAATGGCTGTTAAAAAGGCTGTGCAAAACGGAAATGTCGAGGATGCGATTGAGAAAGTTAATGATTTGAATCCTGAG ATACTAGACACGAATCCCGAGCTGTTTTTTCATCTTCAGCAGCAAAGGTTGATAGAACTTATTCGACAAGGGAGGACAGAAGAGGCCTTGGAGTTTGCTCAGGAGGAACTTGCACCACGTGGTGAAGAAAAC CAAGCGTTTCTGGAGGAATTGGAAAAAACTGTAGCCTTACTTGTTTTTGAAGACGCCTCTACTTGCCCTGTTAAAGAGCTTCTTGACATTTCCCACCGCCTTAAGACAGCAAGTGAAGTAAATGCAGCAATTCTTACAAGCCAGAGCCATGAAAAAG ATCCCAAACTTCCAAGCTTGTTGAAGATGCTGATTTGGGCTCAAAATCAACTGGATGAGAAAGCAGTGTATCCGCACATAAATGATTTGTCTACTGGTCAGCTCGAAGACCCGTCAGTATGA
- the LOC104703705 gene encoding glucose-induced degradation protein 8 homolog isoform X4, which produces MATSKKVITREEWEKKLNAVKLRKEDMNTLVMNFLVTEGYVEAAEKFQRESGTKPEIDLATITDRMAVKKAVQNGNVEDAIEKVNDLNPEILDTNPELFFHLQQQRLIELIRQGRTEEALEFAQEELAPRGEENQAFLEELEKTVALLVFEDASTCPVKELLDISHRLKTASEVNAAILTSQSHEKDPKLPSLLKMLIWAQNQLDEKAVYPHINDLSTGQLEDPSV; this is translated from the exons aTG GCTACTTCGAAGAAAGTGATCACACGTGAAGAATGGGAGAAGAAACTAAATGCTGTGAAGCTAAGGAAAGAAGATATGAACACTCTTGTGATGAATTTTCTTGTGACTGAAGGTTATGTAGAAGCTGCTGAGAAGTTCCAAAGGGAGTCTGGAACCAAAC CAGAGATAGATCTTGCGACCATCACAGATCGAATGGCTGTTAAAAAGGCTGTGCAAAACGGAAATGTCGAGGATGCGATTGAGAAAGTTAATGATTTGAATCCTGAG ATACTAGACACGAATCCCGAGCTGTTTTTTCATCTTCAGCAGCAAAGGTTGATAGAACTTATTCGACAAGGGAGGACAGAAGAGGCCTTGGAGTTTGCTCAGGAGGAACTTGCACCACGTGGTGAAGAAAAC CAAGCGTTTCTGGAGGAATTGGAAAAAACTGTAGCCTTACTTGTTTTTGAAGACGCCTCTACTTGCCCTGTTAAAGAGCTTCTTGACATTTCCCACCGCCTTAAGACAGCAAGTGAAGTAAATGCAGCAATTCTTACAAGCCAGAGCCATGAAAAAG ATCCCAAACTTCCAAGCTTGTTGAAGATGCTGATTTGGGCTCAAAATCAACTGGATGAGAAAGCAGTGTATCCGCACATAAATGATTTGTCTACTGGTCAGCTCGAAGACCCGTCAGTATGA